From the genome of Danio aesculapii chromosome 16, fDanAes4.1, whole genome shotgun sequence, one region includes:
- the si:dkey-79d12.4 gene encoding uncharacterized protein si:dkey-79d12.4 isoform X2 — protein MEVLPFEEVERVVGPRKKLQQKALYIQNSEYYNNLISTYYSFSEDSSDEEVYKIPLAASEKSSVCCVCGDNIPFLDKLIEHFKTHTAVVYCHLCQTKFGRVMSLALHLKNAHTKDCHLCDVCGALFSCTWHLNGHIGMHQKDNMKVKPVVKTEETEAVSIAKTSSCIDLKRVISMDHAYFDSEQNVASNTSSRLQKQTDSETNSIDETLHIKTEPESFPLDEEKQNDTFSSSSFQNQTQTEHLSSGLKQENDNEVEDVSVYKVVAEEVIGLTGDGESTDSDEDANPDSLPPGDTAYNPDEDFSSDSDYNESCRSLQKRLKPQTPDKKASVNANLDLNGIEKKFGFQSDSPFCCYGKFANLGKHMDDCSKKTMWSCCLCKVACENEESLLKHMTEKHPKTSYICSACHKVFPRQENFKNHVCLKPRGNMVTPLTQLPNMPLSYSSNQGKPLASALHTNQSTVNILNFIPALNNVSTDPPRPVTSLGSTEALTLHQLLQTTPAVNPKVTNLVPQVVAVPQTLVRPSFAPSLFVSHPNIPVPTPSVVRPLLLNPSRLTIRIPTPSSRPLPIVVSFSPNVNTSTPALVSSSRTVLRQTPVPTIRPIPVNIPPVTSVACPTLVSALTRNNQSQVYPAQIQAPLRIVGMYMNHMALQKPLEQSWSSKTIFPCRHCGAVSRQPSLRVRHRYLHRGSRLYRCQCGRSFQRQLHLLRHQVQHAESVQFVCTWCGNTFKGAHKLTSHKRKHRKVYL, from the exons ATGGAAGTCTTGCCATTTGAGGAGGTGGAGCGTGTTGTTGGTCCCAGAAAGAAACTGCAGCAGAAAGCTCTTTACATTCAGAACTCA GAGTATTACAACAACCTCATCTCAACATATTACAGCTTCTCTGAAGACTCCAGTGATGAGGAGGTATACAAAATACCACTGGCGGCTAGTGAGAAAAGctctgtgtgctgtgtttgtggaGACAACATCCCCTTCCTGGATAAACTGATAGAGCACTTTAAGACACACACAGCGGTGGTGTATTGTCACCTGTGTCAGACAAAGTTTGGCCGTGTAATGTCACTAGCGTTGCACTTAAAAAATGCCCACACAAAGGACTGTCATTTATGTGATGTCTGCGGAGCTCTCTTTAGTTGCACATGGCATCTCAATGGGCATATAGGAATGCATCAGAAAGACAACATGAAGGTAAAACCTGTTGTTAAAACCGAGGAGACTGAAGCAGTTAGCATCGCCAAGACTTCAAGCTGCATTGATTTGAAAAGAGTAATCTCAATGGATCATGCATATTTTGACTCGGAACAAAATGTGGCAAGCAACACGTCCAGTCGCTTGCAGAAACAGACTGATAGTGAAACAAACTCCATCGATGAAACCCTACACATCAAAACAGAACCTGAAAGTTTCCCTCTTGATGAAGAGAAACAAAATGACACCTTCAGCTCTTCCTCCTTTcagaaccaaacacaaacagagcacctTAGTTCTGGACTAAAGCAGGAGAATGACAATGAGGTTGAAGACGTGTCCGTTTACAAGGTGGTCGCAGAGGAGGTCATTGGCCTGACAGGGGATGGAGAGAGTACAGACTCTGATGAAGATGCCAACCCTGACTCGCTGCCCCCAGGTGACACTGCATACAATCCAGATGAGGACTTCAGCTCAGATTCTGATTATAATGAGTCTTGCAGATCTCTGCAAAAGAGACTGAAGCCACAGACGCCTGACAAGAAAGCATCTGTGAATGCGAATCTGGATTTGAATGGCATTGAGAAGAAATTTGGCTTTCAGTCCGATTCCCCCTTTTGCTGCTATGGCAAATTCGCCAATTTGGGAAAGCACATGGATGATTGCAGTAAGAAAACGATGTGGTCCTGTTGCCTGTGTAAGGTAGCATGCGAGAATGAAGAGTCGCTCTTAAAGCACATGACCGAAAAACACCCTAAGACTTCGTATATCTGCTCGGCCTGCCACAAAGTTTTCCCTAGACAGGAAAATTTCAAAAATCATGTGTGTTTGAAACCTAGAGGCAACATGGTCACCCCACTAACCCAGTTACCCAACATGCCTTTGTCTTATAGCAGCAATCAGGGAAAGCCCCTTGCCTCTGCTTTGCacaccaatcagagcacagttaACATTCTTAACTTTATTCCAGCACTTAACAACGTTTCCACTGATCCTCCACGTCCAGTGACATCCTTGGGGTCAACAGAAGCTCTGACGCTGCACCAACTGCTTCAGACAACTCCTGCGGTCAATCCTAAAGTAACTAATTTGGTTCCACAAGTTGTGGCTGTCCCACAAACTCTTGTGAGGCCCAGTTTTGCACCTAGTTTATTTGTTTCCCACCCAAACATTCCCGTTCCTACACCTTCAGTAGTGCGTCCCTTGTTGTTGAATCCATCGAGGTTGACCATTCGTATCCCTACGCCTTCCAGTCGTCCTCTTCCAATTGTCGTTTCTTTTTCCCCCAATGTGAACACTTCTACACCTGCTCTGGTATCCTCAAGCAGGACTGTTCTTAGACAAACGCCTGTGCCTACGATTAGACCTATACCTGTGAACATCCCGCCGGTCACCTCAGTTGCCTGTCCTACCCTGGTGAGCGCTCTTACCAGGAATAACCAATCTCAGGTTTATCCTGCCCAGATTCAGGCTCCGTTACGAATAGTGGGCATGTACATGAACCACATGGCTCTGCAAAAGCCTCTCGAGCAGAGCTGGAGCTCCAAGACCATCTTCCCCTGTCGTCACTGTGGTGCTGTTTCCAGACAACCGTCGCTGAGGGTC